In Candidatus Deferrimicrobiaceae bacterium, the genomic window ATGCTGCGGGAGTGCCTCCTTTCCCGTGCCCCCGTCCCCCCGGACCACTTCCACCCGGTCGACACCGCTCTTTCCGACCCTGGGGAGGGAGCGCGCAGGTACGAGGAGATGCTTGGGTGTGCCTTTCGGGGGACCCCCGGGGGCTTTCCGCGGTTCGACGCGATCCTGCTCGGGCTGGGCGCGGACGGCCACACCGCGTCGCTTTTCCCCGGGTCCCCCGCCCTGGAAGAAAAGACCGCCTGGGTGGTGGAGGCCGAAGGGGGGGACCCGCCCGTCCCCCGCGTCACCCTGACGCTTCCCGTTCTGAACGCCGCCTCTCAGGTCATCTTCCTGGTGAGCGGTAAAGAGAAGGCCGCGGTTCTGGCGGACGTGCTTTCGGGAAGGAGAGGGGAGCTGCCCGCCTCCCGGGTTTCCCCGCGCAGGGGAAAGGTCACCTTCCTTGCCGACGCCGCAGCCGCGTCGCTCCCCGGAGTGAAGTCCCCGGCGGCTCCTGAGGGGAACGGGGACGCGCGGAAGAAAAAGGGGGGCGCCTTTTGAGGATCCTTGCCGGAGACGTGGGAGGGACGAAGACGAATCTCGCGCTCTATCTCCGGGAAGGAAGCGCGCTGCGCCGGGAGGAGCTGCGGTCGTTCCCGAGCGGCCGGTACCCCGCTCTGGAAGCGATCCTCGCGGAGTTTCTCGCCGGCAGCCCCGGGGTCGACTCGGTCTGCATCGGCGTGGCGGGCCCGGTGGTGTCCGGGCGGAGTCGGGTGACCAACCTCCCCTGGGTCGTGGACGGGGATTCGGTGAAAAAGGCCGTCGGGGCGAGGCGCGCCTACTTGATCAACGACCTGCAGGCGACCGCCTTCTCCGTCCCGTTCCTTTCCGGGGAGAGCCTGGCCGTCCTCCAGGGCGGTGAGGCCGAGCCGCGGGGGACCATCGCGGTGATCGCCGCGGGGACCGGCCTCGGCGCGGCGTTCCTCGTGTGGGGCGGTGCGGGGTACCTGCCGGTCGCCTCGGAGGCCGGGCACGCCGATTTCGCCCCCCGGGACGAGCGGGAGATGCGGCTGTTCCGATACCTGAAGGGCCGGCACGGTCGCGCAAGCGTGGAGCGGGCGCTGTCGGGCCCCGGGCTGCATGCGGTCTACCGGTTCCTGCGCGAGTCCGAGAAGATGGCGGAATCCCCGGAGGTCGTTGCCCGTCTCGCCGCGGAGGACCCGCCGCGCGTCATCGCGCAGGAGGGGATCTCCGGGGGATCGGACGCATGCCGCGAGGCCCTCCGGGTCTTTTCCTCCCTCTACGGGGCGCAGGCGGGGAACTTCGCCCTCCAGGTGATGGCGATGGGCGGGGTGTACCTGGGAGGGGGGATCGCTCCCGCGATCCTGCCGGCGCTCTCGGAAGGACCGTTTCTCGAATCGTTCCTCGCCAAGGGGAGGTTCCGGGAATTTCTCGCGAGGGTGCCGGTCCGGGTGATCCGGGACGACAAGGCCGCGCTGCTCGGCGCGGCCCGGTACGCGTTCGCGGGGGAGGGGGTGGACGGTTGACGCCGGCCCGAAAACCGATGCGGGTCGTCCTGGCCGCCGACCACGGGGGAGTGGCGATGAAGGCGGACCTTCTCCGGTTCCTTTCGGGCAAGGGGTACGCGGTCCGGGACCTGGGGACCGGTACCCCCGACCCGGTCGATTACCCCGATTACGGGTTCGCCGCCGCCGCGGCGATCCGGAGGGGGAAAGCCGACCGGGCCGTCCTTCTCTGCAAGTCCGGCATCGGGATGGCGATCGCCGCGAACAAGTCGAGGGGGGTGCGGGCGGCGCTGGTGTCGACCGTGCCGGACGCGGTGCTCTCCCGGCGCCACAACGACGCCAACGTGCTCGTCATGGGCGCGCTCGAGATCCCGCCCCGCAGGGCGCGCCGCATCGTGGCGGCGTGGCTCGCGGCCCCCTTCGACGGGGGGCGCCATCGCCGCCGGGTGGAAAAGATCCGGCGCTTTGAACAGGTCCACTGGAAGGATTAACCCGAATTTCCCACCAGGCTTCTGCTGCGGCGGCGGATACGGGCATGCCTGCTGCGTTGCGCTCGGTCGGGCTCCTCGACGTAGTGTCGACTACGTCTCCGGGGCCCTCGGTCGCGCGCCTTGCATCCACGCCCGTCTCCACCGCCTCGCGACGAACCC contains:
- a CDS encoding RpiB/LacA/LacB family sugar-phosphate isomerase, with amino-acid sequence MTPARKPMRVVLAADHGGVAMKADLLRFLSGKGYAVRDLGTGTPDPVDYPDYGFAAAAAIRRGKADRAVLLCKSGIGMAIAANKSRGVRAALVSTVPDAVLSRRHNDANVLVMGALEIPPRRARRIVAAWLAAPFDGGRHRRRVEKIRRFEQVHWKD
- the glk gene encoding glucokinase, whose amino-acid sequence is MRILAGDVGGTKTNLALYLREGSALRREELRSFPSGRYPALEAILAEFLAGSPGVDSVCIGVAGPVVSGRSRVTNLPWVVDGDSVKKAVGARRAYLINDLQATAFSVPFLSGESLAVLQGGEAEPRGTIAVIAAGTGLGAAFLVWGGAGYLPVASEAGHADFAPRDEREMRLFRYLKGRHGRASVERALSGPGLHAVYRFLRESEKMAESPEVVARLAAEDPPRVIAQEGISGGSDACREALRVFSSLYGAQAGNFALQVMAMGGVYLGGGIAPAILPALSEGPFLESFLAKGRFREFLARVPVRVIRDDKAALLGAARYAFAGEGVDG
- the pgl gene encoding 6-phosphogluconolactonase; the protein is MLPSPQELARAAAGRLWGIARDRAAASARAGKGRGTVSIALSGGRTPRLTLEVLSSEPYRGRFPWDLVHFYQVDERWVPPGDPASNRRMLRECLLSRAPVPPDHFHPVDTALSDPGEGARRYEEMLGCAFRGTPGGFPRFDAILLGLGADGHTASLFPGSPALEEKTAWVVEAEGGDPPVPRVTLTLPVLNAASQVIFLVSGKEKAAVLADVLSGRRGELPASRVSPRRGKVTFLADAAAASLPGVKSPAAPEGNGDARKKKGGAF